A genome region from Altererythrobacter aquiaggeris includes the following:
- a CDS encoding mannose-1-phosphate guanylyltransferase, with protein sequence MGLIVPVILCGGSGTRLWPLSRKHRPKPFLPLSGDRTLFQQTLARVADRAIFAAPVIVAGPAHVGQIEAQIAGVAGDAGDAGDAGDAGDADDTGAVIIVEPLARNTAPAIALAAARLPAGAVMLVCPSDHHVGDTAAFLAAARSAAALARENHLVSFGIAATSPETGYGYIRQGEAIAGGFKIASFVEKPDKARAGQFLAEGNYCWNGGIFAFRAGDFLAELARHRPAMHGAVLRAVDGGSADGMKFHPEAAAFAAIEGESVDYAVMENTGRAAMVPADMGWSDIGNWQALQEAMLGDGAGNIAGPNADLIDCRNVMIRSDGPRVSAIGLEGIVIVVDGDEVLVTTHEGAQLVGKLPGAAEQ encoded by the coding sequence ATGGGTTTGATAGTTCCGGTGATTTTATGCGGTGGCAGCGGCACGCGTTTGTGGCCGCTCAGCCGCAAGCATCGCCCCAAACCGTTTCTGCCATTATCGGGCGACCGCACGCTGTTTCAGCAAACACTGGCCCGTGTGGCCGACCGGGCGATCTTTGCTGCGCCCGTGATTGTTGCCGGACCCGCGCACGTCGGACAGATCGAGGCACAGATTGCCGGAGTTGCCGGAGATGCCGGAGATGCCGGAGATGCAGGCGATGCAGGTGATGCAGATGATACCGGCGCAGTCATTATCGTCGAGCCACTGGCGCGCAACACCGCTCCGGCGATTGCGCTTGCGGCAGCGCGGCTGCCGGCGGGGGCTGTGATGCTGGTTTGCCCCAGCGATCACCATGTCGGCGATACGGCGGCATTTCTGGCTGCCGCCCGGTCCGCTGCTGCACTGGCGCGGGAAAACCATCTGGTATCCTTCGGCATTGCGGCGACGTCGCCCGAAACCGGTTATGGCTACATCCGTCAGGGCGAGGCGATTGCGGGCGGGTTCAAGATCGCCAGTTTCGTCGAAAAACCGGACAAGGCGCGCGCAGGACAATTTCTGGCGGAGGGCAACTATTGCTGGAACGGGGGGATTTTTGCATTCCGCGCAGGCGATTTTCTGGCCGAACTTGCACGCCATCGGCCAGCCATGCACGGCGCGGTCCTTCGCGCGGTCGACGGCGGGAGTGCCGACGGTATGAAATTTCACCCCGAAGCTGCTGCGTTTGCCGCAATCGAGGGCGAATCGGTCGATTACGCAGTCATGGAAAACACCGGCCGCGCGGCCATGGTGCCCGCCGATATGGGCTGGTCCGATATCGGCAACTGGCAGGCATTGCAGGAAGCGATGTTGGGCGACGGCGCAGGCAATATCGCCGGCCCGAATGCCGATCTGATCGATTGCCGCAATGTGATGATCCGCAGCGACGGGCCGCGCGTATCGGCCATCGGGCTGGAGGGCATCGTGATCGTGGTGGACGGCGATGAAGTGCTGGTGACAACGCATGAAGGCGCGCAGTTGGTCGGTAAATTGCCGGGTGCGGCCGAACAATGA
- a CDS encoding class I mannose-6-phosphate isomerase, protein MSDSFALNTRTVEKVWGRDVLPAPFTAPADQRIGEIWFEPPEDFDQLLIKYLFTSQKLSVQVHPDDDQAQAAGLGRNGKEECWLVLAADVDAMLGIGFSKPLPADAMRRAALDGSIEQLLAWHPVSAGDFFHIPANTVHAIGPGVSLVEVQQNSDITYRLYDYGRPRELHLDAGIAVALGEPYPDQLRRAVGHAGSVNLVDGPHFRLDRIDGPVSSAIADEYPGRLLVLPLDGPVMVGDCTLEAGECAVTASIGDVHIPAGTRCLLTRPVIQDRGKSAPTTRARSAFE, encoded by the coding sequence ATGAGCGATTCGTTCGCCCTGAACACGCGGACGGTGGAAAAGGTCTGGGGCCGTGATGTGCTGCCCGCGCCGTTTACCGCACCCGCCGATCAGCGCATTGGCGAGATATGGTTCGAACCGCCGGAAGATTTCGATCAATTGCTGATTAAATATCTTTTCACCAGCCAGAAACTTTCGGTGCAGGTCCACCCTGACGATGATCAGGCGCAGGCCGCAGGCCTTGGCCGCAATGGCAAGGAAGAATGCTGGCTGGTGCTGGCCGCCGATGTGGATGCGATGCTGGGGATCGGTTTCAGCAAACCGCTGCCGGCAGATGCAATGCGCCGCGCCGCGCTGGATGGTTCGATTGAACAACTGCTCGCATGGCATCCGGTCAGCGCGGGCGATTTCTTCCATATCCCGGCCAACACCGTCCATGCCATCGGCCCCGGTGTCAGTCTGGTGGAGGTCCAGCAAAACAGTGACATAACCTACCGGCTGTATGATTACGGCCGCCCGCGCGAATTGCATCTGGACGCGGGAATAGCTGTCGCTCTGGGCGAGCCCTATCCGGATCAATTGCGAAGGGCGGTTGGCCACGCAGGCTCGGTCAATCTGGTCGATGGTCCGCATTTCCGGCTCGACCGGATAGACGGCCCCGTCAGCAGCGCCATCGCCGATGAGTATCCGGGAAGATTGCTGGTCTTGCCGCTGGATGGGCCCGTAATGGTCGGTGACTGCACACTGGAAGCCGGCGAATGCGCGGTGACAGCGTCAATTGGCGATGTGCATATCCCCGCAGGCACGCGCTGCCTGCTTACACGGCCCGTTATTCAGGACCGGGGAAAATCTGCGCCGACCACCCGGGCCAGATCAGCTTTCGAATAA
- a CDS encoding response regulator: MSDPGATRGIPQDLLLVEDNMIIALDTAALLKELNVGQVRSETDVSGALAAIDARVPDFALLDFNLGEETSKPIARKLNQLKVRFYFATGYDEQDNELQSLGSEGVLSKPYSKADLARVVGADFPRS; encoded by the coding sequence TTGAGCGATCCAGGCGCCACACGCGGCATTCCGCAGGATCTTCTGCTGGTGGAAGATAACATGATAATCGCGCTGGATACGGCTGCGCTGCTCAAGGAACTGAACGTCGGTCAGGTGCGCAGCGAAACCGATGTCAGCGGCGCGCTGGCAGCGATCGACGCGCGCGTGCCTGATTTTGCCCTGCTGGATTTCAATCTTGGCGAAGAAACCAGCAAGCCGATCGCGCGCAAATTGAACCAGCTGAAAGTGCGGTTCTATTTCGCCACGGGCTATGACGAACAGGACAATGAACTGCAAAGCCTCGGGTCAGAAGGCGTGCTGAGCAAACCTTATTCGAAAGCTGATCTGGCCCGGGTGGTCGGCGCAGATTTTCCCCGGTCCTGA
- a CDS encoding DUF389 domain-containing protein — protein MADQNVPPIDNEPNSLKAEGFAAVLLSWRRWWRDDVVGTVDQASVIEKRRLECETSPRYLFMTAMSAGIAVLGLLLSSPAVVIGAMLLSPLMDPIIGAGFSLATGDYRWLRQSAISLAWGTLLAVALCALIVFLSPIQAMTEEIASRTRPNLFDLLVALFSALAGAYAMIRGREGTIVGVAIATALMPPLAVIGFGLATWNWTVFSGALLLYVTNLMTIALTAAVMARIYGFRTSLSERQTQFQTAAIITVFVALAVPLAISLRGIAWEAQAGRTIKNEIVDNFTSSARVSELDITYDTDLIRISATVLTPELLSASRENDILTALERRLEQPVLLTLAQYQVGTSASAAEKAQLAAANAQERAAAETKLRALKERLALAAGVTTNDLLIDREARRAMVRAKPLPGAGLATYYALEMRIAQSEPGWTIELVPPALRLPAIALEDGAMNESGRASFDLLRWAATRVDAPVVLSGDSRAVATIEPLLSEAGVRVSKRADGGPADRVSASWGAPGE, from the coding sequence ATGGCGGATCAGAATGTACCACCCATTGATAACGAGCCGAATTCACTGAAGGCAGAAGGCTTCGCCGCCGTCCTGCTCAGCTGGCGCCGCTGGTGGCGCGATGATGTGGTGGGCACTGTCGATCAGGCATCGGTGATCGAAAAGCGGCGGCTGGAATGCGAAACGTCGCCGCGCTATCTGTTCATGACAGCGATGTCGGCGGGGATTGCGGTGCTGGGGCTGCTGCTCAGTTCGCCGGCGGTGGTCATCGGCGCCATGCTTCTCTCGCCGCTGATGGACCCGATTATCGGCGCGGGATTCAGTCTGGCGACGGGCGATTACCGCTGGCTGCGCCAATCGGCCATATCGCTGGCCTGGGGCACATTACTGGCGGTGGCGTTATGTGCGCTGATCGTGTTCCTGTCGCCCATCCAGGCGATGACGGAGGAGATTGCCTCGCGCACGCGGCCCAATCTGTTCGATTTGCTGGTGGCATTGTTTTCGGCGCTGGCCGGGGCATATGCGATGATCCGCGGGCGTGAGGGCACTATTGTCGGCGTGGCGATCGCAACCGCGCTGATGCCGCCGCTGGCAGTGATCGGTTTTGGTCTGGCGACCTGGAACTGGACGGTTTTTTCGGGCGCGCTGCTGCTTTATGTGACCAACCTCATGACGATTGCGCTGACCGCCGCAGTGATGGCGCGGATTTACGGGTTCCGCACATCACTGTCCGAACGGCAAACGCAGTTCCAGACGGCGGCTATCATCACGGTCTTTGTCGCCTTGGCCGTTCCGCTGGCCATTTCGCTGCGCGGGATTGCGTGGGAAGCGCAGGCGGGCCGGACGATCAAGAACGAGATCGTCGATAACTTTACATCAAGTGCGCGGGTGTCGGAACTCGATATCACGTATGACACGGATCTGATTCGCATTTCCGCCACGGTCCTCACACCCGAACTGCTGTCTGCCAGCCGCGAGAACGATATTCTGACGGCGCTGGAACGCAGGCTGGAACAACCGGTGCTGCTGACGCTGGCGCAATATCAGGTCGGAACCAGCGCCAGTGCTGCTGAAAAGGCGCAGCTGGCTGCGGCAAATGCACAGGAGCGGGCGGCTGCCGAAACGAAGCTGAGGGCGCTGAAGGAGCGGTTGGCGCTGGCAGCAGGTGTGACCACGAATGATCTGTTGATCGACCGCGAAGCGCGGCGCGCCATGGTCAGGGCCAAGCCGCTGCCCGGCGCCGGGCTGGCGACCTATTATGCGCTTGAAATGCGGATCGCCCAAAGCGAACCGGGCTGGACGATCGAACTTGTTCCCCCGGCATTGCGCCTGCCCGCGATTGCGCTGGAAGATGGCGCGATGAACGAAAGTGGCCGCGCATCGTTCGATCTGCTGCGCTGGGCCGCCACGCGGGTTGACGCGCCGGTTGTTCTGAGCGGAGACAGCCGCGCGGTCGCGACAATCGAGCCGCTGCTCAGCGAAGCCGGCGTGCGGGTGTCGAAGCGCGCGGACGGCGGGCCGGCAGACCGTGTCAGCGCAAGCTGGGGCGCGCCGGGCGAATAG
- a CDS encoding TonB family protein, whose amino-acid sequence MVNEARAGSTANSGYLANNGRRKIKPGLLALILLIHLVIGYGLVRAFAPDFTASVERQVFSPFTVTITAPEPEPEPEPEPEPVAADEPVPDEGAAAPPGKKATPREVTAPEPKVVVKRNPPAPKAASTGTANSSGAADAGSGTGAGGAGDGTGSGTRGSGAGNGFRKLQKTAGDINSARDYPKKTRELRLGSSVTILLTVGADGRVSNCRVTQPSPDAQADAITCQLATERFRFEPATDARGNPVAGQYAWRQRWFTN is encoded by the coding sequence TTGGTTAACGAGGCGCGTGCGGGCAGCACGGCGAATTCCGGCTATCTGGCCAATAACGGACGCAGGAAGATCAAGCCCGGGTTATTGGCGCTGATCCTGCTGATCCATCTGGTGATCGGTTATGGACTGGTTCGGGCCTTTGCGCCCGATTTCACCGCATCGGTGGAACGGCAGGTTTTTTCACCGTTCACAGTCACGATTACCGCGCCCGAGCCCGAGCCCGAGCCCGAGCCCGAGCCTGAACCTGTCGCAGCCGATGAACCTGTGCCCGACGAAGGAGCAGCCGCGCCTCCCGGAAAAAAAGCCACCCCGCGCGAAGTAACCGCGCCCGAACCCAAAGTTGTCGTCAAACGCAATCCGCCGGCGCCCAAGGCGGCTTCGACCGGAACCGCGAATTCTTCGGGGGCCGCAGATGCCGGCAGCGGAACGGGTGCTGGAGGGGCAGGTGATGGCACCGGCAGCGGCACCCGGGGGAGCGGCGCCGGCAATGGTTTCCGCAAGCTGCAGAAAACCGCCGGCGACATCAATTCGGCGCGTGATTACCCGAAAAAAACCCGCGAACTGCGGCTTGGCAGCAGCGTCACCATTCTGCTGACGGTGGGCGCGGATGGCCGCGTCAGCAATTGCCGGGTAACCCAGCCCAGCCCCGATGCGCAGGCTGATGCAATCACTTGCCAGCTGGCGACCGAACGTTTCCGGTTCGAGCCGGCTACCGATGCCAGAGGGAACCCGGTTGCGGGCCAATACGCATGGCGGCAGCGCTGGTTCACGAATTAG
- a CDS encoding polyhydroxyalkanoic acid system family protein, producing MQVPIPHNLPKEEVRRRLRESSHEIADHIPGGMAQVETVWSSEDQMDMTIKAMGQNLVGKVEVEDSRMVLTVDIPAALSFVKPLIEGAVRKQGQKLLS from the coding sequence ATGCAAGTTCCTATCCCGCACAATCTTCCCAAGGAAGAAGTCCGCCGCCGCCTGCGTGAAAGCAGCCATGAAATTGCCGATCACATTCCCGGCGGCATGGCACAGGTGGAGACAGTCTGGTCGAGCGAAGACCAGATGGACATGACGATCAAGGCGATGGGCCAGAATCTGGTCGGTAAAGTCGAAGTCGAAGACAGCCGGATGGTTTTGACCGTCGATATTCCCGCAGCCCTCAGCTTCGTGAAACCGTTGATCGAAGGCGCTGTGCGCAAGCAGGGTCAGAAGTTGCTCAGTTGA
- a CDS encoding toxic anion resistance protein, whose amino-acid sequence MGTSANETKTATVFELTPPEPVPAVTADKAAGLVPVSDEKKSALATKVESYVDELLAADANSPEFGQKVDQLTNMGRKEIAAAARMSNRFLDRPVRAMDQESGVGSDLAELRRTVEDLDPGRKGKLRGRKLFGIIPFGNSMKKYFDSYKSSQNHIQAILARLESGKDELIMDNASIEQERAKLWEAMGNLEQMIHISKTLDSRLEEKALDLDATDPQKAKAIRETALFYVRQRTQDLLTQMAVSVQGYLALDLVKKNNVELVKGVDRAGTTTVGALRTAVTVAQAMTNQRLVLQQITALNETTAGIIDSTGTLLREQTGKIHEQAASSTIPMETLQRAFQNIYDTMDEVDTFKLKALDSMKQTVDVLSGEVEKSKGYIARAEGQAQAAKTLTEPSLLSLDS is encoded by the coding sequence ATGGGTACTTCCGCCAACGAGACGAAAACGGCCACCGTTTTCGAACTGACGCCGCCAGAACCCGTGCCGGCGGTTACCGCCGATAAGGCCGCGGGTCTGGTTCCGGTTTCGGACGAAAAAAAGTCCGCGCTCGCCACCAAAGTCGAAAGCTATGTCGATGAATTGCTGGCAGCGGATGCCAATTCGCCCGAATTTGGCCAGAAGGTCGACCAGTTGACCAATATGGGCCGCAAGGAAATTGCCGCTGCGGCGCGCATGTCGAACCGCTTTCTCGACCGCCCTGTGCGCGCGATGGATCAGGAAAGCGGCGTGGGCAGTGATCTGGCGGAACTGCGGCGCACGGTCGAAGATCTCGATCCCGGCCGCAAGGGCAAGCTTCGCGGGCGCAAATTGTTCGGCATCATCCCGTTCGGCAATTCCATGAAAAAGTATTTCGACAGCTACAAAAGCAGTCAGAACCACATCCAGGCAATTCTTGCGCGGCTGGAAAGCGGCAAGGACGAACTGATCATGGACAATGCCTCGATCGAGCAGGAACGCGCCAAATTGTGGGAAGCGATGGGCAATCTGGAACAGATGATCCATATTTCCAAAACGCTGGACAGCCGGCTTGAAGAAAAGGCGCTGGATCTGGACGCCACCGATCCGCAGAAAGCCAAGGCGATCCGCGAAACCGCACTGTTCTATGTCCGCCAGCGTACGCAGGATTTGCTGACCCAGATGGCGGTCAGCGTGCAGGGCTATCTTGCGCTCGATCTGGTCAAGAAAAACAATGTCGAACTGGTGAAGGGTGTTGACCGCGCGGGCACAACCACTGTCGGCGCCTTGCGCACCGCGGTTACGGTGGCGCAGGCGATGACCAACCAGCGGCTGGTTCTGCAGCAGATTACCGCACTGAACGAAACCACCGCGGGGATTATCGATTCGACCGGCACACTGCTGCGCGAACAGACCGGCAAGATCCACGAACAGGCCGCCAGCAGCACCATCCCGATGGAAACGTTGCAGCGCGCCTTCCAGAATATCTACGACACGATGGACGAAGTGGACACTTTCAAGCTGAAGGCGCTCGATTCCATGAAACAGACGGTCGATGTCCTATCCGGCGAAGTCGAGAAATCGAAAGGCTATATAGCGCGCGCCGAAGGGCAGGCGCAGGCTGCCAAGACACTCACCGAACCGTCCTTGCTGAGTCTGGACAGCTGA